GTGAAAATTTAGTTAAAAGCAATGGATTATTAGGAATTGAAGATAGGATATCAGAAGTTGGAGGACTTATAAATTATGATTTTAGTGTTAGTAAAGGGTTTAAAATAGAAATTTACTTACCAATTGAGAATCCGGTAATTTTTAAATGTAGTGAAATATAGCAAGTAGTAGTATAAAAAATCGGTGCTTAAATAAAAATAAATGCTCTTTTCTGGTTTTGTATATTCACATGTTCCAGATTAGAGCATTTTTTTATTCTTTCTCGCTCCCTATACGAATAACTTCCTTCATTTTAGACATAACGTGATCATATCCGCCTTCACTATGGGGTAGAGTACAATTAGTACAATTTTTTATTCCACTATCTGTATATGTAAACCCACCGCCACATTTATCTTTTAACATATAAAGTGGACAGTAGCAAAATAAACAGTTGAATTTCGTTAAATCACTTACATTATGACAAGGGAAAAATTCGCATCTACTATTTTGAACAAATTTATAGTTTTCTGTATTAGTCAAAATATCACCTCTAGTTTCATCATATTATGTAATTAATCTCTAATAATATTATTCTTCAAATACTTTGTAATTCCTGCTAATAAGCTATTTAAGAGTCTTAAAATATATAAGATTTTAAAATAAGTTAAAATTGCAAATTAGAACTAAAGTTCTATTTACTAGTTTAAGACATTGGATTTAGGATATATATTGGATTGTATATACATAATCGATTTTAACATGGGAGATGGATATGATGAAAAGTATAAAGCTAAAATTAATAGTTTATTTTGTATTAATATTACTAATTACATCTACAGTATTGGGGAGTATTTCATATACAAGTGCTTCAAAAGCTATTGTTAATGAAGCAAGTCACGCCGTAATAGACCTTGCGACATCGGCTTCCGCAGTAGTAAAGAGTAGAATTGAAAGTCAGTTAATAGAGTTAAAGTCAATTGCTAGAAAAAGTGAAATAGAAGGTATGCAGTGGGAGATTCAAAAAGAAACATTAAAGCATGAAATGGAATATTTTGATTTTTTAGCATTGGGAGTCGTTTATCCTGATGGGACTACTTTATATAGTGATGGTTCAACAGCGCAGTTAGGTGATAGAGATTATGTAAAAAAAGCTTTTCAAGGAGAAGCAAATGTTTCAGACCCAATATTAAGTAGGGTAACCAATGAAATGGCTTTAATGTTTGCAGCCCCAATAGAGCATGATGGCAAAATAGTAGCAGTTTTAATTGGTAGAAAACCTGCAAATGCTTTAAACGATGATATTGCTGATATGGGATATGGTAATAAAGGTTATGCGTATATTATAGGTAAAGATGGTACGATGTATGCCCATGAAAATCAGCAATTGGTACTGGAACAGCGAAATGCATTTAAAGATATAGAAACAGGTGGGGATCTTAAAGAACTTGGTCTAGCTATGAAG
This region of Alkaliphilus flagellatus genomic DNA includes:
- a CDS encoding cysteine-rich small domain-containing protein; translation: MTNTENYKFVQNSRCEFFPCHNVSDLTKFNCLFCYCPLYMLKDKCGGGFTYTDSGIKNCTNCTLPHSEGGYDHVMSKMKEVIRIGSEKE